The following proteins come from a genomic window of Montipora capricornis isolate CH-2021 chromosome 9, ASM3666992v2, whole genome shotgun sequence:
- the LOC138017223 gene encoding uncharacterized protein, translating into MTGTGSWSVPPEARDKEYGYKAAMAAFWCVLVVLAKLGYTIGICKSVLCPTTSLEYLGLIVDSVSQCFRVPSRKIEAWAFLRESILAHKESVDVKSLQRFQGKCISFSLAFPAAKLFIREISRGIGRVSSSGFVCLTQHLREELEYWRFLDTWEESVPWRSEYHMRMSVSSDASGFGWGGVIHLPLGDQGVRDFWRDNEKELDIATKEVLALANVVEALPPWVKNCRLDASVDSQVLIGVWEGEGSKKSQQLCSVTKHLFKLVSQRNLQLELSYVRSGENEADAPSRRLSRLDAMLSNRAWNLVQDAFGGTVGHTIDLMALDSNVVCGKDNLPLPHFTPFPSRGSQGVNLFSQDLGLAENMCNPYVFPPFGLIGPVLRYLSGFWLSFSIIVPELHPRPYWWPELVARSECRILLGERGNRDTILIPKKEGYCPVECEYKFWAFRVVR; encoded by the coding sequence ATGACTGGTACAGGGTCATGGTCAGTACCTCCAGAGGCCAGGGACAAGGAATATGGGTATAAGGCTGCTATGGCGGCTTTCTGGTGTGTACTAGTGGTCCTGGCGAAACTCGGATACACCATTGGTATCTGTAAGTCTGTGTTATGCCCAACAACTTCTTTGGAATATTTGGGTTTAATAGTTGATTCTGTCAGCCAATGTTTTCGGGTTCCATCTCGGAAGATAGAGGCATGGGCTTTTTTACGTGAGTCTATTCTGGCTCATAAAGAGTCAGTTGATGTGAAAAGTTTGCAACGCTTTCAGGGTAAATGCATATCTTTCTCCCTGGCTTTTCCGGCTGCCAAGTTATTCATTCGCGAGATAAGCCGTGGGATTGGGAGAGTTTCTTCGAGCGGTTTTGTGTGTCTAACTCAGCATTTGCGCGAAGAGTTAGAGTACTGGCGTTTTCTTGATACTTGGGAGGAGTCCGTGCCATGGCGTAGTGAATACCACATGCGAATGTCTGTGTCATCTGATGCCTCGGGGTTTGGTTGGGGCGGAGTTATTCATCTACCACTTGGAGATCAAGGGGTTAGAGATTTTTGGAGGGATAATGAGAAGGAATTGGATATAGCGACTAAGGAAGTTTTGGCATTAGCTAATGTGGTGGAGGCGCTTCCCCCTTGGGTGAAAAACTGCCGTTTGGATGCCTCGGTGGATAGCCAAGTTCTTATTGGTGTCTGGGAAGGAGAAGGGAGTAAGAAATCGCAGCAGCTGTGCTCTGTTACGAAACACCTGTTTAAGCTGGTTTCGCAAAGAAATTTGCAGTTGGAATTGTCCTATGTCAGATCTGGTGAGAACGAAGCGGATGCTCCCTCCCGCAGGTTGTCCCGTCTGGATGCTATGCTGTCGAATAGAGCTTGGAATTTAGTTCAGGATGCGTTTGGAGGTACGGTGGGGCATACGATCGATTTAATGGCTTTGGATTCCAATGTAGTTTGTGGAAAGGATAATCTCCCTCTCCCTCATTTCACTCCGTTTCCAAGTAGAGGGTCTCAGGgtgttaatttgttttctcaggATTTGGGTTTGGCTGAGAATATGTGTAATCCTTATGTTTTTCCACCGTTTGGTCTGATTGGCCCTGTTCTACGTTATTTGTCTGGATTCTGGTTGTCGTTTTCAATCATAGTCCCAGAATTACATCCTCGGCCTTACTGGTGGCCTGAATTAGTGGCAAGGTCAGAATGCCGTATTCTCCTTGGAGAGCGAGGGAATAGGGACACCATTCTAATTCCCAAGAAGGAGGGGTATTGCCCGGTTGAGTGCGAGTATAAATTCTGGGCATTTAGAGTAGTACGTTGA